Proteins co-encoded in one Spirosoma endbachense genomic window:
- a CDS encoding amidohydrolase family protein, whose protein sequence is MRRHFLTALLAAGLAYSAVAQTTFPRNGVYDERPGLYAFTNATIVVDPQTTLQNATLLIRDGRVEAVGSNVSLPAGTVVADLKGKRIYPALIEIDSDYGMPELPPATGPAGRGGVPQLESNKKGAYYWNQAVQPENNASLLFKATPAKADELRKLGFGAVLTHPHDGIVRGTGALVTLADERENTLVLKSNATAHYSFSKGTSRQNYPNSMMGVVALLRQAMYDADWYKRGGSKEQSNLSLDALNRNQSLPAIFDAGDKLGILRADKVGDEFGVQYIIKGSGDEYQRLDEIKATGASLIVPVNFPQPYDVEDTWDADNVAFSELKHWEMAPMNAGRLAGANIPFALTTAGLRNKTEFWANLRKAIENGLSEQKALEALTTAPARLMKAEDQVGSLQKSKVANFIITSGNLFSADNVIYENWISGKQYIINQKDAADLRGNWQLTVGERSNIKLTITGKSADKPEYQIQVDTTKITPKVAISGDIISIQTQLDRRPGSGTTRLTGYRTSPTTLKGDGETPDGKRITWSATKGTDTPQSASAVTAARSTSATSSTAVIYPFVGMGNLQKPKSETVMIRNATVWTNEKDGVLTNADVFVTDGKISKVGKNLPVPADIKVFDGTGKHLTNGIIDEHSHIALLTINEGGQSSSAEVRMADVINPDDVNIYRQLAGGVTTSQLLHGSANSIGGQSAIVKLKWGESPESMLIKGADGFIKFALGENVKQSNNPSSGVRFPQSRMGVEQVYMDHFTRAKEYAKGWAAYNKLGAKEKAATIPPHRDIELDALAEILSAKRFITCHSYVQSEINMLLKVADSLGFKVNTFTHILEGYKLADKMAKHGVGGSSFADWWAYKMEVHDAIPYNAALMHRQGVTVSINSDDAEMARRLNQEAAKTVEYGGVSEEDAWKMVTLNPAKLLHLDNRMGSIKVGKDADLVLWNAHPLSIYARPEFTMIEGAIYFSLKDEDAKRDAMQAERARLIQKTLAAKATGTPTQRPTFRRSRMWHCEDIEGVMAEGEEESQAQK, encoded by the coding sequence ATGAGAAGACATTTCCTGACGGCACTTCTTGCGGCTGGTCTGGCCTATTCTGCTGTGGCTCAGACGACCTTCCCCCGCAACGGTGTCTACGATGAACGGCCAGGACTGTATGCGTTCACCAATGCCACCATCGTTGTTGATCCACAAACGACACTGCAAAATGCTACGCTTCTGATTCGCGATGGTCGCGTTGAAGCGGTTGGTAGTAACGTTAGCTTACCTGCCGGAACGGTTGTTGCCGATTTGAAAGGCAAGCGTATTTACCCGGCTCTTATTGAGATTGATTCCGACTATGGAATGCCAGAATTGCCGCCTGCCACGGGTCCGGCTGGTCGGGGAGGTGTTCCTCAATTAGAATCGAACAAAAAAGGAGCCTATTACTGGAACCAGGCAGTTCAGCCCGAGAACAATGCCAGTTTATTATTTAAAGCAACACCCGCCAAGGCGGATGAACTCCGGAAACTGGGCTTCGGTGCCGTACTGACGCACCCTCATGATGGTATTGTCCGGGGTACTGGCGCTTTAGTGACACTGGCCGATGAGCGTGAAAATACACTCGTACTGAAGTCTAACGCAACGGCGCATTATTCATTTAGCAAAGGAACATCACGGCAGAATTATCCGAACTCTATGATGGGCGTCGTAGCACTGCTGCGGCAGGCGATGTATGATGCCGACTGGTATAAACGCGGTGGTAGTAAAGAACAGTCCAATCTGTCGCTCGATGCCCTAAACCGTAACCAGTCGTTACCCGCCATTTTTGATGCTGGCGACAAACTAGGCATCCTTCGGGCCGATAAAGTTGGGGATGAGTTTGGTGTTCAATATATTATAAAAGGATCGGGTGACGAATACCAGCGCCTTGATGAAATTAAAGCAACGGGAGCTTCGCTGATCGTACCGGTTAATTTTCCACAACCGTACGATGTTGAGGACACTTGGGATGCGGACAATGTGGCTTTTTCGGAGCTTAAACACTGGGAAATGGCCCCAATGAATGCCGGACGTCTCGCTGGTGCCAACATCCCGTTTGCGCTGACAACGGCCGGACTGCGAAACAAAACCGAATTTTGGGCGAATCTGCGTAAGGCCATCGAAAATGGATTATCGGAGCAAAAGGCGCTGGAAGCCCTGACAACCGCTCCGGCCCGACTGATGAAAGCCGAAGATCAGGTCGGTAGCTTGCAGAAGAGTAAGGTTGCCAATTTCATTATTACATCGGGTAACCTGTTTAGTGCCGATAATGTAATCTATGAAAACTGGATCAGTGGGAAACAATACATCATTAATCAGAAAGATGCAGCTGATTTGCGCGGAAACTGGCAACTGACCGTCGGTGAGCGAAGCAATATCAAGCTGACTATTACCGGGAAATCGGCCGATAAGCCAGAGTATCAGATTCAGGTCGATACAACAAAAATTACCCCCAAAGTAGCCATTAGTGGCGATATTATTTCGATTCAGACCCAGTTGGATCGGCGTCCCGGCTCAGGCACAACCCGTCTGACAGGTTATCGCACGTCGCCGACTACGCTTAAAGGTGATGGCGAAACTCCCGACGGTAAACGGATAACCTGGTCGGCAACGAAAGGGACCGATACGCCACAATCGGCAAGTGCAGTAACGGCCGCACGGTCCACATCGGCCACGTCGTCGACAGCGGTGATTTATCCGTTTGTGGGTATGGGTAATTTGCAGAAACCCAAGTCGGAGACGGTCATGATTCGTAATGCAACGGTCTGGACCAACGAAAAAGATGGTGTGCTGACCAATGCCGATGTTTTTGTAACGGATGGTAAAATTTCTAAAGTTGGTAAAAACCTGCCCGTTCCTGCCGACATAAAAGTGTTCGACGGAACCGGCAAACACCTGACCAACGGCATTATTGACGAACATTCACACATTGCCCTATTAACAATCAATGAGGGCGGGCAGTCGAGTTCGGCCGAAGTGCGCATGGCCGATGTTATCAATCCGGACGATGTAAACATTTATCGGCAGCTGGCCGGTGGTGTTACGACGTCCCAATTACTGCACGGGTCCGCTAACTCCATTGGTGGTCAGTCGGCAATTGTCAAGTTAAAGTGGGGTGAGTCGCCGGAAAGTATGCTGATAAAAGGTGCCGATGGCTTCATCAAATTTGCCCTGGGTGAAAACGTTAAACAATCCAATAACCCAAGTTCGGGCGTCCGTTTCCCGCAATCGCGGATGGGGGTGGAGCAGGTCTATATGGATCATTTCACGCGGGCGAAAGAATATGCCAAAGGATGGGCAGCCTACAATAAACTGGGCGCTAAAGAAAAAGCAGCCACGATACCACCCCACCGGGACATCGAACTGGATGCGCTGGCCGAAATTCTGTCGGCTAAGCGGTTTATCACCTGCCACTCTTACGTGCAGTCGGAAATTAATATGTTGTTGAAAGTGGCCGACTCGCTGGGCTTCAAGGTCAATACGTTTACGCACATTCTGGAAGGGTACAAACTGGCCGACAAAATGGCGAAACATGGTGTGGGTGGTTCTTCTTTTGCTGACTGGTGGGCTTACAAAATGGAAGTTCACGACGCTATTCCGTATAATGCAGCTCTGATGCACCGTCAGGGTGTTACGGTATCAATCAACTCAGATGATGCCGAAATGGCCCGTCGATTGAATCAGGAAGCAGCCAAAACAGTTGAATACGGTGGCGTTTCTGAAGAAGATGCCTGGAAAATGGTGACGCTAAACCCGGCGAAACTCCTCCACCTTGATAACCGGATGGGTAGTATTAAAGTCGGTAAAGATGCCGATCTGGTGCTCTGGAACGCACATCCGCTGTCTATTTATGCCCGGCCCGAGTTTACGATGATCGAAGGGGCTATTTATTTCAGCCTTAAAGATGAGGACGCCAAACGGGATGCTATGCAGGCCGAACGTGCCCGGTTGATCCAGAAAACTTTAGCGGCCAAAGCTACCGGAACACCAACGCAGCGGCCAACATTCCGGCGGTCGCGGATGTGGCATTGCGAAGACATTGAAGGCGTAATGGCCGAAGGTGAAGAAGAGTCACAAGCGCAGAAATAG
- a CDS encoding amidohydrolase family protein, with translation MKKILTSLLTLGVLTGYAQNPAPAKPQERTIALTGATIHVGNGQVIQNGVVVFDKGIITAIGDGSTPTAGAEVISAAGKHVYPGFISPASTVGLQEIGAVKATVDKQEIGDLNPNIRSLIAYNTDSEIIPTIRNNGVLLTQAMPQGGTVSGSSSIMMADGWNWEDAVLKKDDGIWLNWPSYFARDFNLEDFSLTIRKNEKRTAAMSALQATFADAKAYAALPGPASMNLKLESMRGLFSGKQNLYIRADYGKDIIESVMFAKSLGIPKIVIVGGEEAHRVVTFLKDNNIPVILSELHRLPNREDEDVDLPYRMPGILHKGGVLVGLSYADGWWRTRNLAFLAGTASGFGITDKEEALKLITSNNAKILGIDAVAGTLEKGKQATLFVSAGDALDMRTNVVEQVFIQGRKVNLDDRHKRLYKTYKDKYEQK, from the coding sequence ATGAAAAAAATACTAACATCATTACTAACGCTGGGGGTGCTTACGGGCTATGCCCAGAACCCCGCTCCGGCTAAGCCACAGGAGCGGACTATCGCCCTGACCGGAGCTACTATTCACGTCGGGAACGGACAGGTGATTCAAAATGGCGTGGTTGTTTTCGACAAAGGTATTATTACCGCCATTGGCGATGGTAGTACGCCCACGGCTGGTGCTGAAGTGATCAGCGCTGCGGGAAAACACGTTTATCCGGGCTTCATTTCTCCGGCATCAACGGTTGGTTTGCAGGAAATCGGTGCGGTAAAGGCAACCGTCGATAAGCAGGAAATAGGCGACCTGAACCCGAATATTCGGTCACTGATTGCCTACAATACAGACTCGGAAATTATCCCGACCATTCGCAATAACGGCGTTTTGCTGACTCAGGCCATGCCTCAGGGCGGAACTGTATCGGGGAGTTCGAGTATCATGATGGCCGATGGCTGGAACTGGGAAGATGCGGTTCTGAAAAAAGACGATGGGATCTGGCTCAACTGGCCAAGCTATTTCGCCCGCGATTTTAATCTGGAGGATTTCTCGCTAACCATTCGGAAAAACGAAAAACGGACTGCCGCCATGAGTGCGTTGCAGGCCACTTTTGCCGATGCGAAAGCCTATGCTGCTTTGCCGGGCCCGGCTTCGATGAACCTTAAGCTGGAATCGATGCGTGGGTTATTTTCGGGTAAACAGAACCTGTATATCCGGGCTGATTATGGCAAAGACATTATCGAATCGGTCATGTTTGCCAAGTCACTCGGTATTCCGAAGATCGTGATTGTTGGGGGTGAAGAGGCACACCGGGTTGTCACGTTTCTGAAAGACAACAATATCCCGGTCATTCTGAGTGAACTGCACCGGTTGCCAAACCGCGAAGACGAAGATGTCGATTTGCCGTATCGTATGCCCGGTATCCTGCATAAAGGAGGAGTTCTGGTCGGATTGAGCTACGCTGATGGATGGTGGCGAACACGCAATCTGGCGTTTTTGGCAGGAACGGCTTCTGGCTTTGGCATCACCGATAAGGAAGAAGCCTTAAAGTTGATTACCTCGAACAATGCTAAAATTCTGGGGATCGATGCCGTTGCCGGAACGCTCGAAAAAGGCAAACAGGCCACTTTATTTGTATCGGCCGGAGATGCGCTCGACATGCGTACAAACGTAGTTGAACAGGTGTTTATCCAGGGCCGTAAGGTGAATCTGGACGATCGGCACAAACGGCTGTATAAGACCTATAAGGATAAATACGAGCAGAAGTAG
- the corA gene encoding magnesium/cobalt transporter CorA → MIRIFQLDETSVRKVRDIDSFSNTERTLWVDLQNPTPAEIKSVEEKFDVDFLSQQEQLEIESSSRYIEEDDFMIANSNFLVPDKEQRYVTVPVSFLLKDDTLFTYRNADLKSFADTVKRIKSRRAVFSDGAQILISIFESRIDYDADLVELVSGEIKAINRLLDLDANLDREMLLNINDYQELTMSIRENVVDKQRVISSMIRSDGWFNDLEQQRLRTLIKDINSLIDHTNFIFERLEFLQNTYLGLIDLEQNRVVKIFTVVSLVFLPPTLLASIWGMNFDEMPEIHWKYGYILALAMMVFSSALTVWIFRRKNWL, encoded by the coding sequence ATGATTCGTATCTTTCAGCTAGACGAAACGTCCGTTCGCAAAGTCCGCGACATTGATTCTTTTTCGAATACCGAACGGACGCTTTGGGTCGATTTGCAAAACCCAACGCCTGCCGAAATCAAGAGTGTAGAGGAAAAATTCGATGTGGATTTTCTGAGTCAGCAGGAGCAGCTGGAGATCGAAAGCAGCTCCCGGTATATTGAGGAAGATGATTTTATGATCGCCAATTCCAATTTTTTAGTTCCTGATAAAGAGCAGCGATATGTGACGGTGCCCGTGAGCTTTCTGTTGAAAGATGACACACTGTTTACCTATCGTAACGCCGACCTGAAGTCATTTGCCGATACAGTTAAACGAATTAAGTCGCGCCGGGCGGTATTCAGCGATGGGGCCCAGATCCTGATCTCAATTTTTGAATCCCGGATCGATTATGATGCTGATCTGGTCGAATTGGTATCGGGCGAGATTAAAGCAATCAACCGGCTGCTTGATCTGGATGCCAATCTTGACCGGGAAATGCTGCTGAATATCAACGATTACCAGGAGTTGACGATGTCTATTCGGGAAAATGTGGTTGATAAACAGCGCGTTATTTCGTCCATGATCCGTTCTGACGGCTGGTTCAATGACCTTGAACAGCAACGACTTCGAACGCTCATTAAAGACATCAATTCGCTGATCGATCATACGAACTTTATTTTTGAGCGACTTGAGTTTCTGCAAAACACCTACCTTGGTTTAATTGACCTGGAGCAAAACCGGGTCGTTAAAATCTTTACGGTCGTCTCACTGGTATTTCTGCCACCAACATTGCTGGCTAGTATATGGGGTATGAACTTCGATGAAATGCCCGAAATCCACTGGAAATACGGCTACATCCTTGCGCTGGCAATGATGGTTTTCTCGTCGGCACTGACCGTATGGATATTTCGGCGAAAAAACTGGCTCTAA
- a CDS encoding mechanosensitive ion channel family protein: MEQAQTNAQRIYDQVLTFATLYGGRILLAILTLIIGLWVIGWITKLLSSVMAKRHVDRDVQPFLLSLVNAVLRVLLLLSIASTLGVETTSFVAIIGAAGLAVGLALQGSLANFAGGVLILTFKPYRVGDLISAQGFTGNVEAIRIFDTILITLDNKTIILPNGPLSTASITNISTRGTIRVDQVYTVGSQNDLDATKASIQKAVDSCPYALKDRTHDILIAKLNANSRDYDVRVWTNSETYWDTYYYMLESIARQFAKDGIEAPKPKMFITNEE, from the coding sequence ATGGAACAAGCGCAGACTAATGCCCAACGCATCTACGACCAGGTGCTAACTTTTGCTACGCTCTACGGTGGCCGCATCCTGCTGGCAATTCTGACACTCATTATTGGCCTCTGGGTGATTGGCTGGATAACCAAATTGTTATCTTCAGTGATGGCGAAACGACATGTTGACCGCGATGTTCAGCCGTTCCTTCTGTCATTGGTCAATGCTGTGCTGCGTGTACTTCTGTTATTGAGTATAGCTAGTACACTGGGGGTTGAAACAACATCGTTTGTTGCCATTATTGGCGCAGCCGGGTTAGCCGTTGGGCTGGCTTTGCAGGGTAGTTTAGCCAACTTTGCCGGGGGTGTCCTGATTCTGACATTCAAACCTTATCGCGTAGGTGATCTTATTTCGGCGCAGGGCTTTACGGGCAATGTGGAGGCTATCCGAATTTTTGATACCATCCTTATCACGCTGGATAACAAAACCATCATTCTGCCAAATGGTCCGTTATCGACAGCATCCATTACCAATATCAGCACGAGAGGGACAATTCGGGTCGATCAGGTGTATACCGTTGGTAGCCAGAATGATCTGGATGCGACGAAAGCATCAATTCAGAAGGCTGTGGATAGCTGTCCCTATGCCCTTAAAGATCGGACGCACGATATCCTGATTGCCAAGCTTAATGCCAACTCGCGTGACTATGATGTGCGGGTATGGACAAATAGCGAGACCTACTGGGATACCTATTATTATATGCTGGAAAGCATTGCCCGGCAATTTGCCAAAGATGGCATTGAGGCTCCCAAACCAAAAATGTTTATTACAAACGAAGAATAA
- a CDS encoding NADPH-dependent F420 reductase, producing MKVGVIGSGTVGQSLAKAFVSEGHDVTLGTRNPEKEDILALKNENPSLTIDTPTQAAASGELIVLAVPGLAALESIKQAGVSNFEGKILIDVTNPIAGEAPVNGVPKLFTTADESLLESIQKLLPSTKVVKALNSVGAFLMYKPALQGGKGTIFIAGNDEDAKATVTEILESFGWDAENVGKAEAARAIEPLGQLYVARGMLNNDWAVALKLVRL from the coding sequence ATGAAAGTAGGCGTAATTGGTTCAGGAACTGTTGGGCAGTCTCTGGCAAAAGCATTTGTATCAGAAGGTCATGACGTAACTTTAGGTACCCGCAATCCAGAAAAAGAAGATATTCTGGCCCTTAAAAATGAAAACCCTTCACTGACCATTGACACGCCAACTCAGGCGGCTGCTTCCGGCGAATTGATCGTATTGGCCGTTCCGGGATTGGCTGCGCTGGAAAGCATCAAGCAGGCTGGTGTATCCAATTTCGAGGGCAAGATTTTAATCGACGTCACTAATCCTATCGCTGGCGAAGCACCCGTTAATGGTGTTCCTAAATTGTTTACTACCGCCGACGAATCATTACTGGAGAGCATTCAGAAATTGCTGCCATCCACCAAAGTAGTCAAGGCACTGAACAGTGTAGGAGCGTTCCTGATGTACAAACCTGCGCTTCAGGGTGGGAAAGGTACCATATTCATTGCCGGCAATGACGAGGACGCGAAAGCCACGGTTACTGAAATTCTGGAAAGTTTTGGCTGGGATGCCGAAAATGTTGGCAAAGCCGAAGCAGCCCGTGCGATCGAACCTTTGGGCCAGTTGTATGTAGCACGCGGAATGCTGAATAATGACTGGGCTGTAGCATTAAAGCTGGTCAGACTCTAA
- a CDS encoding NADPH-dependent FMN reductase, translating into MFTLKIIIASTRPGRKGPAMAAWIQELASQRSEFTVELLDLAQINLPFMDEPNHPRLQRYEHQHTKNWSTTINAADAFIFVTPEYNHGFPAPLKNALDYLVKEWAYKPVAFVSYGGIAGGTRAVQLLKPILTSLKMTPLIEAVNIPFFAKYLDDQDGFQADETLTKTAEDMLNELARWTATLRNMRPA; encoded by the coding sequence ATGTTTACGCTTAAAATTATTATTGCCAGCACCCGCCCAGGTCGCAAAGGCCCCGCTATGGCTGCCTGGATTCAGGAATTAGCCAGTCAGCGGTCGGAGTTTACGGTTGAACTGCTTGATTTAGCCCAGATAAACCTCCCTTTTATGGATGAGCCCAATCATCCTCGTTTACAGCGATATGAACACCAGCATACGAAGAACTGGAGCACCACAATTAATGCTGCCGATGCCTTCATTTTCGTCACTCCCGAGTACAATCATGGGTTTCCGGCCCCACTAAAGAACGCACTGGATTACCTGGTTAAAGAGTGGGCTTATAAACCCGTGGCCTTTGTCAGCTACGGCGGTATAGCGGGTGGTACGCGGGCCGTACAACTGCTAAAACCCATACTCACCAGTCTGAAAATGACTCCTCTTATAGAAGCGGTCAATATTCCTTTCTTTGCTAAATACCTTGATGACCAGGATGGATTTCAGGCGGACGAAACGCTGACCAAAACGGCTGAAGATATGCTAAACGAGCTAGCCAGGTGGACGGCTACACTGAGAAATATGCGGCCGGCCTAG
- a CDS encoding winged helix-turn-helix transcriptional regulator, protein MSKSNRSELSSDPEFLLITKALGVISGKWRLYIILLLGDQTLRYRQLSEMLPGVSEKVLASELKSLVALGVMKRTAYAEIPPRVEYSLTRKGQLALPILRKIQEIGQIFN, encoded by the coding sequence ATGAGTAAAAGTAACCGAAGCGAGTTGTCTTCTGATCCAGAATTTCTGTTGATTACTAAAGCATTAGGAGTGATTTCCGGGAAATGGAGGCTCTACATTATTCTGCTCTTGGGTGATCAAACGCTTCGGTATCGTCAACTCAGTGAGATGCTGCCCGGTGTAAGCGAGAAAGTACTGGCCAGTGAGCTAAAATCTCTTGTGGCGTTAGGGGTTATGAAGCGAACGGCGTATGCCGAAATTCCACCACGCGTGGAATACTCTTTAACGAGAAAAGGCCAATTGGCCCTACCGATTCTAAGGAAAATTCAGGAAATCGGCCAAATCTTTAACTGA
- a CDS encoding fatty acid desaturase family protein, protein MLTQVKFKNTNRSQFFVTVRKRVDTYFSEQAISPHANGAMWAKALFFLVGYASLYGLIMSNQFGLWAMLGLAVVLGMFAAFIGFNVSHDALHGAFSAHSWVNRLLGSSFYLLGANPYVWKISHNIVHHTYTNIPGHDEDIELAPGLVRLDSGDKLQPWHRFQQWYTFPLYSLASLSWVFRKDYVKFFKSQIGHYDTSSHPRKECVKLFVSKGLYYIFFLILPFLVLDITWWQLIIGFVLMHLAEGLVLGLVFQLAHAVEGTAFPLPDEQGDIQNAWAIHQMQTTANFAPQSAMAAFLCGGLNRQIEHHLFPKVCHIHYPAITNIVRQTAHEFDLPYLENRSFGSALYSHFRLLERLGRPVQVDSAQKVSITAVETGSVVHGFTSTGSL, encoded by the coding sequence GTGTTAACTCAAGTGAAATTTAAAAATACAAACCGCTCACAGTTCTTTGTTACGGTCCGAAAACGGGTCGACACTTATTTTAGTGAGCAGGCTATTTCTCCCCATGCCAATGGTGCTATGTGGGCGAAAGCACTATTTTTTCTGGTAGGCTATGCGTCATTGTATGGCCTGATCATGTCAAATCAATTTGGCCTCTGGGCAATGCTGGGGCTGGCTGTTGTGCTGGGTATGTTTGCGGCTTTTATTGGCTTCAACGTATCGCATGATGCGCTTCATGGCGCGTTTTCGGCACACAGTTGGGTGAATCGACTATTAGGGAGCAGTTTCTATCTGCTTGGTGCGAACCCGTATGTGTGGAAAATATCGCACAACATTGTTCACCATACCTATACCAATATACCAGGCCATGACGAAGATATTGAGTTAGCTCCTGGTCTGGTCCGGCTCGACTCTGGCGACAAGCTTCAGCCCTGGCATCGCTTCCAGCAGTGGTATACGTTTCCGCTCTATTCACTGGCTTCGCTATCCTGGGTTTTTCGTAAAGACTACGTAAAGTTTTTCAAGAGCCAGATCGGCCATTATGATACCTCATCGCATCCACGGAAGGAGTGTGTCAAGCTATTCGTTTCCAAAGGGCTCTATTATATCTTTTTTCTTATCCTGCCCTTTCTGGTGCTTGATATTACCTGGTGGCAACTGATCATTGGGTTTGTGTTGATGCATCTGGCAGAGGGGTTGGTACTGGGCCTTGTTTTTCAATTGGCACATGCTGTTGAAGGAACCGCTTTTCCGCTTCCAGACGAACAGGGCGATATACAAAATGCCTGGGCTATTCATCAGATGCAAACAACGGCGAATTTTGCTCCCCAGAGTGCCATGGCGGCCTTTCTTTGCGGAGGCTTGAATCGTCAGATCGAGCATCATCTGTTTCCTAAAGTCTGCCATATTCATTATCCAGCCATTACCAACATTGTCAGACAGACAGCCCATGAGTTTGACCTGCCTTATCTGGAGAACAGAAGCTTTGGCTCAGCGCTTTATTCGCACTTTCGACTTTTAGAGAGACTGGGCCGACCCGTGCAGGTCGATTCTGCCCAAAAAGTAAGCATCACGGCTGTAGAGACTGGTTCGGTCGTGCATGGGTTCACTTCAACTGGTAGTTTATAA
- a CDS encoding SAM-dependent methyltransferase, translating to MASQQDLDFTYTTIDKIFRLSMGQTGDYSGAMYNGDFSLTLEQAQEQKHKFIADSLRVGKGSRVLDMGCGWGPFLTYIKGRGAIGRGVTLSRGQAEACRANGLEVDIKDCRHITPADYGTFDGVSCIGGMEHFCSVEQYQAGQQDQVYSDFFAMLNDLLPVGGRFYMQTMVFGKNMIPFEEISVDAPKDSPSYALALMIAQFPGSWLPYGPEQVIRNAQPHFKLISQSSGRLDYIETIGEWRKRFRAFNLKKYFLYASLLPKLLTNKAFQDLIAVFRVSPNRVCFQQETMEHYRLVFEKV from the coding sequence ATGGCATCACAACAGGACCTCGATTTCACGTACACTACCATTGATAAAATTTTTCGCCTTAGCATGGGGCAAACCGGCGACTACAGCGGTGCTATGTATAACGGCGATTTTTCGTTAACTCTTGAACAGGCGCAGGAACAGAAACACAAATTCATTGCCGACAGCCTACGAGTGGGTAAGGGCTCACGAGTACTTGATATGGGTTGTGGTTGGGGGCCATTCCTAACCTACATTAAAGGGCGTGGTGCTATTGGACGTGGTGTAACCCTCTCGCGGGGGCAGGCAGAAGCGTGCCGGGCCAACGGTCTTGAAGTAGATATCAAGGATTGCCGACACATTACTCCAGCCGATTACGGCACCTTCGATGGCGTTAGCTGCATTGGGGGTATGGAGCATTTCTGTTCGGTTGAACAATACCAGGCAGGGCAGCAGGATCAGGTCTACTCCGATTTTTTTGCCATGCTTAACGATTTGTTGCCGGTGGGTGGCCGGTTCTACATGCAGACAATGGTGTTTGGCAAAAACATGATTCCATTTGAGGAAATCAGTGTGGATGCACCCAAAGATTCACCATCCTATGCGCTGGCCCTGATGATTGCGCAGTTTCCGGGTTCCTGGCTGCCCTATGGGCCGGAGCAGGTAATACGAAATGCACAGCCCCATTTCAAACTTATCTCCCAAAGCTCCGGGCGGCTCGACTACATCGAAACCATCGGGGAGTGGCGTAAGCGATTCCGGGCGTTCAACCTTAAAAAGTATTTTCTCTACGCGTCGCTGCTGCCAAAGCTATTGACAAATAAAGCATTCCAGGACTTGATCGCCGTATTTAGGGTTAGTCCAAACCGGGTGTGTTTCCAGCAGGAAACAATGGAACACTACCGATTAGTGTTCGAAAAAGTGTAA
- a CDS encoding transglutaminase family protein — translation MSIRIAILHQTHYEYDRMVFLSPHLIRLKPAAHCTALIESYSLTIEPANHLIHWQQDPFGNFIARIDFAEAMQTMSMKVDIVAELVPVNPFDFFLDTYAESFPFRYDDQLQKDLAPYLEIAEEETYLKQWIAEQVDQTKQGTIDFLINLNKKVNEKVAYNIRLQPGVQTPEETLVTAIGSCRDSAWLLVQILRQFGLAARFVSGYLAQVFPDEKTSADASEREENSLALHAWAEVYIPGAGWIGLDATSGMLATEGHIPLACTSNPASAAPLTGTTGLSETTLTYTNTLVRLN, via the coding sequence ATGTCTATCCGCATCGCTATTCTTCATCAAACGCATTACGAATACGATCGGATGGTTTTTCTGTCTCCTCATTTGATTCGGCTCAAGCCAGCCGCTCACTGTACTGCGTTGATAGAATCGTATTCGCTGACCATTGAACCGGCCAATCATCTTATACACTGGCAACAGGACCCATTCGGTAATTTTATAGCCCGTATCGATTTTGCAGAAGCGATGCAGACGATGTCGATGAAAGTCGACATCGTGGCAGAACTAGTACCTGTTAATCCATTCGATTTCTTTCTGGATACGTATGCGGAATCTTTTCCATTTCGGTACGATGACCAACTCCAGAAAGACCTCGCCCCCTACCTGGAAATTGCGGAGGAAGAGACTTATCTAAAACAATGGATAGCGGAGCAGGTCGATCAAACCAAACAAGGTACTATTGACTTTCTCATTAACCTCAATAAAAAGGTTAATGAGAAAGTTGCCTATAATATCCGCTTGCAGCCTGGTGTACAAACACCCGAAGAAACATTGGTAACGGCAATCGGATCCTGTCGCGATTCGGCATGGCTGCTTGTGCAGATCCTGCGTCAATTTGGTTTAGCCGCTCGCTTTGTTTCTGGCTATCTGGCCCAGGTATTTCCGGATGAAAAGACCTCTGCTGATGCTTCGGAACGGGAGGAAAACTCGCTTGCCTTACACGCCTGGGCCGAAGTGTATATTCCTGGTGCTGGCTGGATTGGCCTTGATGCAACATCGGGCATGCTGGCCACAGAAGGGCATATTCCACTGGCCTGTACCTCTAACCCGGCTAGTGCGGCACCCCTAACGGGCACAACCGGTCTGAGTGAAACAACACTTACGTATACCAATACGCTGGTTCGTCTTAATTAA